In one window of Shewanella goraebulensis DNA:
- a CDS encoding ATP-binding protein: MQLRFKLKKRLLTRMFITSLSIIALVGFGLAWSVTILHAQNSYNKETSQLIAEMPQIAAELREYDLIPADNGWLKENNKQKRYMMASCTQTFDEVWISTLAIDSGLDNICQRFESIADTNPPYYLTMSDEKSYFAYMLPVELNQTQYNMVVLKDANSVEGEFIRFKKLTYLRLAVVMLLAVVLLVSAAYWGMRPMARLKSELQAIGDGKKKALSDGYPHELEGVTQALNQLLSQSSDQQERYQNAMNDLAHSLKTRLAAVHAITDDNSLTKTDASEKIMQQVGQMDQLVKYQLKRALVGRQGLVHEQTPVKPMIDQLSQMLFKIYREKDIRFTVNVEPEVSFPINKGDLMELCGNLMENGFRLSISEVIVTASIDQDGNAVLIVEDDGPGVEDALKERIIQRGVRADTQSPGQGIGLAVCNEIVSSYHGLLSITESHLQGAKFTIKIPPQ; encoded by the coding sequence ATGCAGTTAAGATTTAAGCTCAAAAAGCGTCTGTTAACACGGATGTTCATTACCTCACTTTCTATCATTGCATTGGTGGGGTTTGGGCTTGCTTGGTCAGTGACCATCCTTCATGCCCAGAATAGTTATAATAAGGAAACTTCGCAGCTCATCGCAGAAATGCCACAAATCGCTGCCGAACTAAGAGAATACGATCTCATCCCAGCAGACAATGGTTGGCTTAAAGAAAATAACAAACAAAAACGCTATATGATGGCGAGTTGTACCCAGACCTTTGATGAAGTGTGGATTTCTACATTAGCCATAGACAGCGGTTTGGATAACATTTGTCAGCGCTTTGAATCAATAGCAGACACAAACCCGCCATATTACCTCACGATGTCAGATGAAAAGTCCTACTTTGCTTATATGCTGCCAGTTGAACTTAATCAAACTCAGTACAACATGGTAGTCCTCAAAGATGCTAATTCTGTTGAGGGAGAATTTATTCGCTTCAAAAAACTTACTTATCTGCGTCTCGCTGTGGTTATGCTTCTCGCAGTAGTATTACTTGTCAGTGCGGCATACTGGGGAATGCGCCCGATGGCAAGATTGAAAAGCGAATTGCAGGCGATTGGAGATGGTAAAAAAAAGGCGCTTTCGGACGGTTATCCTCATGAACTTGAAGGTGTCACTCAAGCATTAAACCAATTATTGTCGCAATCTAGTGATCAGCAAGAACGCTATCAAAATGCGATGAATGATTTAGCGCATAGCCTCAAAACACGATTAGCTGCAGTACACGCTATTACTGACGACAACTCACTGACTAAAACCGATGCGAGCGAGAAAATTATGCAGCAAGTGGGTCAGATGGATCAGCTGGTTAAATATCAATTAAAACGCGCTTTAGTCGGCAGACAAGGTTTAGTACACGAACAAACACCTGTAAAACCTATGATTGATCAATTATCGCAAATGCTGTTTAAAATTTACCGTGAAAAAGATATAAGATTTACCGTTAATGTTGAGCCAGAAGTGAGCTTCCCGATTAATAAAGGCGACTTAATGGAGCTTTGTGGCAACTTGATGGAAAACGGGTTTAGGCTCTCGATTAGCGAAGTCATCGTTACTGCCAGTATTGATCAAGACGGCAATGCAGTACTCATTGTTGAAGATGATGGCCCGGGTGTTGAAGATGCTTTAAAAGAGCGCATCATTCAGCGCGGCGTGCGCGCTGATACCCAATCACCAGGACAAGGGATTGGACTTGCAGTGTGTAACGAAATTGTCAGCAGCTACCATGGACTACTTTCTATTACAGAAAGCCATTTACAAGGCGCAAAATTTACTATCAAAATTCCGCCTCAATAA
- a CDS encoding 2OG-Fe(II) oxygenase: protein MDFIEVIPNALPDDLCERLIMAFEKHEGVMEGKTGQGVDRTKKRSFDLTLDNHEDMISLKNELLQNTLKHTASYFKKYPMALMGAVSVSVADEQGKPVTLNPDNFSSLGEPRAEALTKYLYRSGVVNLQKYIQDVGGYPHWHSEHFPQTGSHEALHRVLLYMFYLNDVQEGGETEFYYQNKSVSPKKGTMVIAPAGFTHTHKGNTPISGDKYIATSWIMFNKAENLYAPIR, encoded by the coding sequence ATGGATTTTATTGAAGTCATCCCGAATGCATTACCTGATGATTTGTGTGAGAGGCTAATAATGGCTTTCGAGAAACATGAAGGCGTTATGGAAGGAAAAACAGGCCAAGGCGTAGATAGGACGAAAAAGAGAAGCTTTGATTTAACCTTGGATAATCATGAAGATATGATTTCGCTTAAGAATGAGCTATTACAGAATACATTAAAGCACACCGCAAGTTATTTCAAAAAGTATCCCATGGCATTAATGGGAGCAGTTTCAGTTTCAGTAGCCGATGAGCAAGGTAAACCAGTCACCCTCAATCCTGATAATTTTTCTTCTCTTGGTGAGCCAAGAGCTGAAGCATTAACTAAGTATTTGTATCGTAGCGGCGTGGTGAATCTTCAGAAGTATATTCAAGATGTTGGCGGATATCCTCACTGGCATTCAGAACATTTCCCTCAAACAGGCTCTCATGAAGCGCTGCATCGAGTGCTGTTATATATGTTTTATCTGAATGATGTACAAGAAGGTGGAGAGACAGAATTCTATTATCAAAATAAATCAGTTTCTCCAAAAAAAGGCACTATGGTCATAGCGCCGGCAGGCTTTACTCATACCCATAAAGGCAATACACCGATTAGTGGTGATAAGTACATTGCTACGTCATGGATTATGTTTAACAAGGCTGAAAACTTATATGCGCCAATTAGATAA
- a CDS encoding HD-GYP domain-containing protein, translating into MKKSVKVSINQIQVGNFIRLPVSWKDHPFLFSSFKVKTESQIELIKSLGIEHVYFDKERSDSPLIDKAHITQKSVLVQDEGLDKLKLEMDQYKQDQIEYQNKLRRSIKKTEQQFERSLAMMRSTVSKLGSRPLNSVNDAKDMISTMTSMLLNSDDLVLHLMSDAKPDDLIYHHSMNVSVMCMMLAKSLEWSREDIELVGLGALFHDVGKLKIPSNILKKQVPLTKPEQNLIKQHPLMSLNFLKLADTFPEQAKPMIANHHEFLDGSGYPKGLKADELDKFSQLITVVNEYDDLCNGTKISKAKTPYASLGIIYKNYKHKLNTEYVGKLIKTIGIYPPGSVIELSSGQFGLVMSVNLNKILFPQIMLYDPLVPKDQAPIIDLEREEISIVRCLPTSALPDNIFKYLNPRERISYGVGQA; encoded by the coding sequence ATGAAAAAATCTGTAAAAGTATCAATAAATCAAATTCAAGTGGGTAACTTTATTCGCTTACCTGTCTCGTGGAAAGATCACCCATTTCTGTTTAGTAGCTTTAAAGTAAAAACAGAGTCTCAAATAGAATTAATCAAAAGCCTCGGCATTGAGCACGTTTATTTCGACAAAGAACGTAGTGATAGCCCATTAATAGATAAAGCACATATCACGCAGAAATCAGTACTCGTTCAAGATGAAGGCCTAGATAAATTAAAACTCGAAATGGATCAATACAAACAGGATCAAATCGAGTACCAGAATAAACTGCGCCGAAGCATCAAGAAAACTGAACAACAATTTGAACGGTCTTTAGCAATGATGCGCTCAACAGTATCTAAGTTAGGAAGTCGGCCACTTAACTCCGTTAATGATGCTAAAGATATGATTAGTACCATGACGAGTATGTTGCTAAATTCAGATGATTTAGTACTGCATCTAATGAGCGACGCAAAACCTGACGATCTCATTTATCATCACTCAATGAATGTATCAGTGATGTGTATGATGCTAGCTAAAAGCCTTGAATGGAGCCGAGAAGATATTGAGCTAGTTGGATTAGGTGCATTATTTCATGATGTCGGAAAACTTAAAATTCCAAGCAATATCTTAAAAAAACAAGTCCCGCTTACCAAGCCTGAACAAAACTTAATTAAGCAGCACCCGCTGATGAGTCTTAATTTCCTGAAATTAGCAGATACATTTCCGGAGCAAGCAAAACCTATGATTGCTAATCATCACGAATTCCTTGATGGCTCAGGTTACCCAAAAGGTTTAAAAGCAGATGAATTAGATAAATTCAGTCAGTTAATAACTGTGGTAAATGAATACGATGATTTGTGTAATGGTACTAAAATTTCCAAAGCCAAAACACCCTACGCTTCACTGGGTATAATTTACAAAAATTATAAGCACAAACTTAACACCGAATACGTTGGGAAATTAATTAAAACTATTGGTATTTACCCCCCTGGTAGTGTCATTGAATTGTCCAGTGGACAGTTTGGCTTGGTCATGTCAGTTAACCTAAATAAGATATTGTTCCCTCAGATTATGCTTTATGATCCTTTAGTTCCCAAAGACCAAGCGCCAATTATTGATTTAGAACGAGAAGAAATCAGTATCGTGCGTTGCTTACCCACATCAGCTTTGCCTGACAATATTTTTAAATATTTAAACCCAAGGGAACGCATCAGCTACGGCGTTGGACAAGCTTAG
- the corA gene encoding magnesium/cobalt transporter CorA codes for MITAYVYHNRKLTVHELNVQDSIPEQTLWLDMFKPNDDEREWLSRFSVEEVPEEEDINEIEASARFFQSKDGLHINSLFPQRVGSDVRAINVSFNLRKDFLLTIREDDVGLIRLLRNYLRLGRLDATTPQGLMLELFHLKVDYLSDLIEDVYSVLDDVSQKVFDDEELDEVFKMITLQEDSNGKIRLSLLDTQRSLRYIQRYYRDHLSEENIKDLREMLSDIESLMPHSQFIFDKLNFLLDAAMGFSGIQQTKIIKIFSVAAVVFLPPTVIASSYGMNFANMPELDWRFGYPMAIGLMLASAGGTYLFFKRKGWL; via the coding sequence ATGATTACTGCCTATGTTTATCACAATCGCAAGTTAACTGTTCATGAACTGAATGTTCAAGACAGTATACCCGAACAAACATTATGGTTAGACATGTTCAAACCCAATGACGATGAGCGTGAGTGGTTAAGTCGGTTTTCGGTAGAGGAAGTACCCGAAGAGGAAGACATTAATGAAATTGAAGCTTCAGCACGTTTTTTTCAGAGCAAAGATGGGTTGCACATTAACTCTCTTTTCCCGCAACGTGTTGGCTCTGATGTTCGTGCGATTAACGTCTCGTTCAACTTGCGAAAAGATTTTTTACTGACGATTCGCGAAGATGACGTGGGCTTGATCCGTTTGCTGCGTAACTATTTACGTTTAGGACGATTAGATGCAACAACACCACAAGGACTGATGTTAGAGCTATTTCATCTTAAAGTAGATTACCTTTCTGATTTAATTGAAGATGTGTATTCAGTTCTCGATGATGTTAGCCAGAAAGTGTTTGATGATGAAGAGCTCGATGAAGTCTTTAAAATGATCACGCTGCAAGAAGACTCAAATGGCAAAATTCGTTTAAGTTTGCTCGATACACAACGTTCATTGCGTTACATTCAACGTTATTATCGTGATCATTTATCTGAAGAGAACATTAAAGACTTACGTGAAATGCTATCGGATATTGAATCGTTAATGCCACATAGCCAATTTATTTTCGATAAATTAAATTTCTTATTGGATGCCGCGATGGGCTTCAGTGGCATCCAGCAAACAAAAATCATTAAAATCTTCTCGGTTGCTGCCGTGGTATTTTTACCACCAACAGTTATCGCCAGTAGTTACGGGATGAACTTTGCCAATATGCCAGAATTAGATTGGCGTTTTGGTTATCCAATGGCGATTGGTTTGATGCTTGCCAGTGCCGGTGGCACCTACTTATTCTTTAAGCGGAAAGGTTGGTTATAA
- the yejK gene encoding nucleoid-associated protein YejK, whose translation MSINIEQAIIHEISQDSQGQLSCRLRPQPLLNSNAVESMLEELHQTYTGKAGKGFGFFGTHGEDGEANPAFSNALNEYRSGELGFVEFSSAASKLLQEELAKYDFSQGGFLLMSCYTSMTSDYLFVALLNAKPSMTVLDDMELSQNNHLDLTNVQLAARIDLTEWQADKESRKYISFVRGRAGRKVADFFLDFMGCVEGVNTKAQNKTLMHAVEDFVASSELTKDERQQCRDKVFDYCSERADEGADIEVKDLADELADSGMDSFYDFACGGTYELDEEFPADKASLRTLKKFSGTGGGVTLSFDGGHLGERVIYDPISDTLLIKGVPANLKDQLDRRLKGE comes from the coding sequence ATGAGCATCAATATCGAACAAGCAATTATCCACGAAATTTCCCAAGACAGTCAGGGACAGTTAAGTTGTCGTCTTAGACCCCAGCCGCTATTAAACAGCAATGCAGTAGAGTCTATGTTGGAAGAATTACACCAAACTTATACTGGAAAAGCGGGTAAAGGTTTTGGCTTTTTTGGGACTCATGGGGAAGATGGCGAAGCAAACCCTGCTTTTTCTAACGCATTAAATGAATATCGTAGTGGCGAGTTAGGTTTTGTTGAGTTCAGTAGTGCTGCCAGTAAGTTGCTACAAGAAGAACTCGCTAAATACGACTTCAGCCAAGGCGGATTTTTATTGATGTCTTGTTATACCAGCATGACAAGTGATTATTTATTTGTGGCTTTGCTGAATGCTAAACCGTCAATGACGGTACTTGATGACATGGAGCTATCGCAGAATAATCATTTGGACTTAACCAATGTTCAATTAGCAGCTCGTATCGACTTAACAGAGTGGCAAGCTGATAAAGAATCTCGCAAATATATCTCGTTTGTTAGAGGTCGTGCTGGACGCAAGGTAGCCGATTTCTTTTTAGACTTTATGGGTTGCGTAGAAGGCGTGAATACCAAAGCGCAAAACAAAACCTTAATGCACGCTGTAGAAGACTTTGTTGCTAGCAGCGAGTTGACTAAAGATGAGCGTCAGCAGTGCCGTGACAAAGTATTTGATTACTGTAGTGAACGTGCTGATGAAGGCGCAGATATTGAAGTGAAAGATTTGGCTGACGAATTAGCTGACTCTGGCATGGACTCATTTTATGATTTTGCGTGTGGTGGCACTTACGAGCTAGATGAAGAGTTTCCTGCTGATAAAGCTAGTTTACGCACATTGAAGAAGTTTTCGGGCACGGGTGGCGGAGTAACATTGAGTTTTGATGGTGGTCACTTAGGTGAGCGCGTTATCTACGATCCTATTTCTGACACCTTATTAATTAAAGGTGTACCAGCTAACTTAAAAGATCAATTAGACCGACGTCTGAAAGGTGAATAA
- a CDS encoding YejL family protein, whose amino-acid sequence MAIQSKYTNTQVEALITELLAVLNKHQAPTDLSLMVLGNCVSHLLENKVPSESRQAVAEQFAKALAQSVKAD is encoded by the coding sequence ATGGCTATCCAATCTAAATATACCAACACTCAAGTTGAAGCATTAATAACTGAGCTTTTAGCAGTACTAAACAAGCATCAGGCACCAACTGATTTAAGCCTGATGGTATTAGGCAACTGTGTATCACACTTACTTGAAAACAAAGTACCGAGTGAATCTCGTCAAGCTGTTGCTGAACAATTCGCAAAAGCGTTAGCACAATCAGTAAAAGCTGACTAA